One Chitinophagales bacterium DNA segment encodes these proteins:
- a CDS encoding VTT domain-containing protein, translating to MDIIFTPWQSIRIIFIYFVKRMIFLDVINFFREILKEPGSIFNPETLILYGGLVLLFLMVFAETGIFFCFFFPGDSLVFTAGVLTSTGDLHRNVCVVSLTMIVAATLGNIVGYWFGRQAGPLLFKRKESIFFKHEYLIMADKFYQKYGPTALILGRFLPVIRTFAPILSGVIRVDFRKFFLFSVIGAIVWVLPLVTAGFFLGTQPVVRDNLEYIIIGMVIVFTGPIIIRFIRESRKLKKENDQAA from the coding sequence ATGGATATAATTTTTACACCCTGGCAGTCAATACGAATAATATTTATCTACTTTGTCAAACGAATGATATTCTTAGATGTCATAAATTTCTTCCGGGAAATTCTTAAGGAACCGGGATCCATTTTCAATCCTGAGACACTGATTCTTTATGGAGGCCTGGTGTTACTGTTTCTGATGGTTTTTGCGGAGACCGGTATCTTCTTCTGCTTTTTTTTCCCGGGTGATTCACTGGTGTTTACGGCCGGTGTGCTTACCTCAACCGGCGACCTGCACCGCAATGTTTGCGTGGTATCGCTGACCATGATTGTTGCTGCCACATTAGGAAACATTGTCGGCTATTGGTTTGGCCGGCAGGCTGGCCCGCTGCTTTTTAAAAGAAAAGAATCCATATTTTTTAAGCATGAGTATCTCATCATGGCAGATAAATTTTATCAAAAGTATGGGCCCACAGCCCTTATACTCGGACGATTCCTGCCGGTCATCCGCACTTTTGCACCCATACTTTCAGGTGTTATCCGTGTCGATTTCAGGAAATTCTTCCTTTTCTCCGTGATTGGTGCTATCGTCTGGGTACTTCCACTGGTGACAGCCGGTTTTTTCCTCGGCACGCAGCCTGTTGTCAGGGATAACCTGGAATACATCATTATCGGCATGGTGATCGTTTTTACCGGACCTATTATTATCCGTTTTATCAGGGAATCGCGCAAGTTGAAAAAGGAAAATGATCAGGCCGCCTGA